One part of the Candidatus Kouleothrix ribensis genome encodes these proteins:
- a CDS encoding DUF2085 domain-containing protein, whose amino-acid sequence MTTLSARLTRPIAWRGLIADCVLAAMLFGPLAAPFLQGWGLLVPRTVSGIIYTMGSFVCPQPAAGLPLYNGNIMAVCMRCYGTVLGLLLTRLWYAYDAGAGRAWLPRYGLRALPLFTLMIFTYAAEFFGQVVGLWRFDNLVVTLAGLVTGAGLGLMFHPFLQAGANQPFVAART is encoded by the coding sequence ATGACAACACTTTCTGCCCGACTCACGCGCCCAATCGCCTGGCGCGGCCTGATCGCCGACTGTGTGCTGGCCGCAATGCTGTTCGGCCCGCTGGCCGCACCGTTTCTACAGGGCTGGGGCCTACTGGTGCCACGCACCGTCTCAGGCATTATATACACCATGGGCAGCTTCGTCTGCCCGCAGCCGGCCGCCGGGCTGCCGCTCTACAACGGCAATATCATGGCGGTGTGTATGCGCTGCTACGGCACGGTGCTGGGGCTGCTGCTCACCCGGCTTTGGTATGCCTACGACGCCGGTGCTGGCCGGGCCTGGCTGCCGCGCTACGGCCTGCGCGCGCTGCCACTGTTCACGCTCATGATCTTCACCTACGCGGCCGAGTTCTTCGGCCAGGTGGTCGGGCTGTGGCGCTTCGATAACCTGGTGGTCACGCTTGCCGGCCTGGTCACCGGCGCCGGCCTGGGCCTGATGTTCCACCCATTTCTACAGGCCGGTGCGAACCAGCCGTTCGTGGCGGCACGCACATGA
- a CDS encoding glycosyltransferase family 2 protein — MLRGDFIRMSPPPLSVVIVSWNGMRHLPRCLATLAPQLPPGTELVLVDNGSSDGMAGWARGSYPRAHVIGLRTNLGFAGGVNAGLRAATSDLLLLLNDDAFAAPGCIDALLAAMGHDAGLGAASGVLLFDHRPDLVASAGVRVRRDALALDLWAGRAAAELPTEPQPIFGPSGGAALYRRALLADVGLMEPGFFNYLEDVDLAWRAQLRGWRSAVVPAARARHIYSATAGQGSPFKQRLLGRNRLRTIVRCLPTPLLRRYAPAIASYDLLAIGYAALTRNPDIVAGRWAGLRELPTLLHQRRAIQARRTATIEQIAHWLEPALPPWQTLREQRRLDTILRARPG; from the coding sequence ATGCTTCGTGGTGATTTCATCCGTATGTCGCCACCCCCACTCTCAGTCGTGATCGTCAGCTGGAATGGCATGCGCCACCTGCCACGCTGCCTGGCCACGCTCGCACCACAGCTGCCGCCCGGCACCGAACTCGTGCTGGTCGACAATGGCTCGAGCGATGGCATGGCCGGCTGGGCGCGGGGCAGCTATCCGCGTGCCCATGTGATCGGCCTGCGCACAAACCTGGGGTTTGCGGGTGGCGTGAACGCCGGGCTGCGCGCGGCCACCAGCGATCTGCTGCTGCTCTTAAACGACGACGCCTTTGCCGCGCCGGGTTGTATCGATGCGCTGCTGGCGGCCATGGGCCACGACGCCGGGCTGGGCGCGGCGAGTGGTGTGCTGCTGTTCGACCACCGGCCCGATCTGGTTGCGTCGGCCGGTGTGCGGGTACGCCGCGATGCCCTGGCGCTCGATCTGTGGGCCGGGCGCGCCGCCGCCGAGCTGCCCACCGAGCCACAGCCAATCTTTGGCCCGAGCGGCGGCGCCGCACTGTATCGCCGCGCGCTGCTGGCCGATGTGGGGTTGATGGAGCCGGGCTTCTTCAACTATCTCGAAGATGTTGACCTGGCCTGGCGCGCGCAGCTACGCGGCTGGCGCAGCGCGGTTGTTCCGGCCGCACGCGCCCGGCATATCTACTCGGCCACGGCCGGCCAGGGTTCGCCGTTCAAGCAACGCCTGCTTGGCCGCAACCGCCTGCGTACGATCGTGCGCTGCCTGCCTACCCCCCTGCTACGCCGCTACGCGCCCGCAATCGCCAGCTACGATCTGCTCGCGATCGGCTATGCTGCGCTCACCCGCAACCCGGATATCGTCGCGGGGCGCTGGGCTGGGCTGCGCGAGCTACCCACGCTCTTGCACCAGCGCCGGGCCATCCAGGCGCGCCGCACCGCTACGATCGAGCAGATCGCGCACTGGCTCGAGCCTGCGCTGCCGCCCTGGCAGACCTTACGCGAACAGCGGCGGCTCGACACGATCTTGCGCGCACGGCCGGGCTAG
- a CDS encoding polymer-forming cytoskeletal protein yields MFGNKKPQPVAPSALNGRPETVIGANTNIVGTLKSDGNIRIDGTVEGDIEILGNLIIGETGRVIATVKAQNVHVSGAVKGEITAVEQLEISPTGKVWGDITTAALHIEPGGLFRGQSAMSTNIDEPLLLEAPRTTRAE; encoded by the coding sequence ATGTTCGGCAATAAGAAGCCGCAGCCGGTTGCACCCTCGGCGCTCAACGGTCGGCCCGAGACGGTCATCGGCGCAAACACCAATATTGTCGGCACGCTCAAGTCCGACGGCAACATCCGCATCGATGGCACTGTCGAGGGCGATATCGAGATTCTCGGCAACCTGATCATCGGCGAGACCGGCCGGGTGATCGCCACGGTCAAGGCCCAGAATGTGCATGTCTCTGGCGCCGTCAAAGGCGAGATCACCGCAGTCGAGCAGCTCGAGATCTCGCCCACCGGCAAGGTCTGGGGCGATATCACTACGGCCGCGCTGCACATCGAGCCGGGCGGCTTGTTCCGTGGGCAGAGCGCGATGTCGACCAATATCGACGAGCCGCTGCTGCTGGAAGCACCGCGTACCACGCGCGCCGAGTAA
- the trmD gene encoding tRNA (guanosine(37)-N1)-methyltransferase TrmD, translated as MQFDILTLFPSMFAGPLTESILKRATQAGTIGIALHDIRAYAADKHHTADDAPYGGGAGMVMKAEPVAAAIRAVVGSAAQAAPPAEGQRTLTVLMTPAGERFSQRVAHELAGYDRLVLVCGHYEGVDERVCEALIDRELSIGDYVLTGGELAAMVLVDAVARLVPGVIDVESIDEESHSGGLLEYPHYTRPAVWEGRDVPVVLLSGHHGQVAQWRRQQQLRRTYQRRPDLLISAELTPADRSFLQSLGWLPNKVNELA; from the coding sequence ATGCAGTTCGACATCCTGACACTATTTCCGAGCATGTTCGCCGGCCCGCTTACCGAGAGCATTCTGAAGCGCGCGACGCAGGCCGGTACGATCGGCATCGCCCTGCACGATATCCGCGCGTATGCGGCCGACAAACATCACACCGCCGACGACGCACCCTACGGTGGCGGGGCCGGTATGGTCATGAAGGCCGAGCCGGTGGCCGCCGCGATCCGTGCAGTCGTGGGCAGTGCGGCGCAGGCCGCACCACCGGCCGAGGGCCAGCGCACCCTGACGGTGCTGATGACACCGGCCGGCGAGCGATTCAGCCAGCGCGTGGCCCACGAGCTGGCCGGCTACGACCGATTGGTGCTGGTGTGTGGCCACTACGAAGGTGTCGACGAGCGCGTATGCGAGGCTCTGATCGATCGCGAGCTGTCGATTGGCGATTATGTGCTCACCGGTGGCGAGCTGGCAGCTATGGTGCTGGTCGATGCGGTAGCCCGGCTGGTGCCGGGCGTGATCGACGTTGAGTCGATCGACGAAGAGTCGCACAGCGGCGGCCTGCTCGAATACCCGCACTACACTCGCCCGGCTGTGTGGGAGGGCCGCGATGTACCGGTGGTGCTGCTCTCGGGCCACCACGGCCAGGTGGCACAATGGCGGCGCCAGCAGCAGTTGCGCCGCACCTACCAGCGCCGGCCCGACCTGCTGATCAGCGCCGAGCTCACTCCCGCCGATCGAAGCTTTCTCCAGTCTCTCGGCTGGCTACCCAACAAAGTGAACGAACTTGCTTGA
- a CDS encoding septum formation initiator family protein gives MPILTLVLVALSLWTLSGFVGQVLTSAQTERNQAELRAQNNQIATENAQLATQVAESESPAYAERILREQRGYAREGDTVILPSFPEATPAPAQPTGQPAPTAVPAPNWKRWLQALFPPTRDT, from the coding sequence GTGCCGATCTTAACGCTGGTGCTGGTGGCTCTCTCGCTCTGGACGCTCTCGGGCTTCGTTGGCCAGGTGCTCACCAGCGCACAAACCGAGCGCAACCAGGCCGAGCTGCGCGCCCAGAACAATCAGATCGCCACCGAAAATGCCCAGCTCGCCACCCAGGTGGCCGAGTCGGAGTCGCCTGCCTACGCCGAGCGTATTCTTCGCGAGCAGCGCGGCTATGCGCGCGAAGGCGATACCGTCATTCTACCAAGCTTCCCCGAAGCCACCCCGGCACCGGCGCAGCCTACCGGCCAACCTGCGCCAACCGCAGTGCCAGCGCCCAACTGGAAACGCTGGCTGCAGGCGCTTTTCCCGCCCACGCGCGATACGTAA
- a CDS encoding SDR family oxidoreductase — translation MELRESVALVTGGAHRLGRAIALELARAGAHVLIHYYRSEQQAQAVVAELAGLGVQAGSIAGDLSSVASVERVVDQAIERWGGLNILVNNAGIWGSTPLGTVSEARWNELIDTNVRSCFFAAQRAAPALRAARGAIINIADVGALRPWRNHTPYLVSKGAVVTLTQALAKDLAPEVRVNAVAPGPVLLPDDWTPAQAERAARSVLLERLGRAEDVAEAVVYLARAEYVTGVVLPVDGGQRLV, via the coding sequence ATGGAGCTACGCGAATCGGTGGCGTTGGTAACTGGCGGCGCGCATCGGCTTGGCCGGGCGATTGCGCTCGAGCTGGCGCGCGCCGGTGCGCATGTGCTGATCCACTACTATCGCTCGGAGCAGCAGGCCCAGGCAGTGGTGGCCGAGCTAGCCGGGCTAGGTGTGCAGGCCGGCAGTATCGCCGGCGATCTGTCGTCGGTGGCCAGTGTCGAGCGTGTGGTCGATCAGGCGATCGAACGCTGGGGCGGTTTGAACATACTGGTGAATAATGCCGGTATCTGGGGCAGTACGCCGCTCGGCACGGTCAGCGAGGCGCGCTGGAACGAGCTGATCGACACGAACGTGCGCAGCTGCTTCTTTGCCGCGCAGCGGGCGGCCCCGGCACTGCGCGCTGCGCGTGGGGCAATCATCAACATCGCCGACGTAGGTGCGCTGCGGCCGTGGCGCAACCATACACCCTACCTGGTGAGCAAGGGTGCGGTCGTAACGCTTACCCAGGCACTGGCGAAGGATCTTGCGCCCGAGGTGCGCGTCAATGCGGTGGCGCCTGGCCCGGTGCTGCTGCCCGACGACTGGACACCCGCGCAAGCCGAACGCGCAGCCCGGAGTGTGCTATTGGAGCGGCTGGGCCGCGCCGAGGATGTAGCCGAGGCGGTGGTGTACCTTGCGCGTGCCGAATACGTGACCGGCGTGGTGCTGCCGGTTGATGGTGGCCAGCGCCTGGTGTGA